The stretch of DNA CGTTCTCGGTGGCACTCACCCGCCAGAACAGCGCGCGTTCGTCGGCGGGCACCACCGCGAGGCGCGTGCGCACGCGCGCCGGATCCGCGAGCGCGTCGATGCCATCCACGTGCACCGTGCCGCGGTCGGGCAGCAGGATGGTGGAGAGCACCTTCAACAGGGTGGTCTTGCCAGCACCGTTCGCACCGACGAGGCCGAAGATCTCGCCACGGGGCACCGTGAGCGTGACGTCGTCGAGGACCGCGCGCGGTGCCGTGCCTGGCGCCCCGCGCAGCCGCCGCAACAGGCCGCGATCGGCGCGGAACGACTTGGTGATTCCGCGCAGGGCCACTGCAGCGTTGGTGGCGTGGCTCATGTGACCGGCGGCCCCGGCAGCCCGTGACCCGCATGCCAGTGCCGGAGCGTCGCCGTCACGTCGCCGAGGCGCGCCAGGTCGCGTGGCACGGCGAGGTCGAACACGGGTGCGGCATGGGCCAGCGCCACGCAGCGCGAGAGTGCCTCGCCCGCCGCCGTGGCGCCGAGCAGCTCGGTGATCTTGCCGTTGGCGAGCAGGGCGAGTGCCGCCGCACGCGTGGGGCGTGGCACGCGCGCCACCGCTGCGTCGGGCGCGGCCGCGCTCAGTACGTAGACGGCGGCGAGCGGTGCATCGTCCGTGGCGAGGGCACCGGGGATGCGCACCTTGCCCCACTCGTCCGGCGCACCGGTCCCGCCGGCGACCTGTCGCGCAGTGCGCTCGTGCAATCGCAGCGGCACGCCGGCCGGCGTGACGTGCACACCATCAGCCGCGTTGCGCAGCACGACCACGTCGTCCGCGACCAGGGCGCAGCCAGCCTGCAGGCAGGCCGCAGCGAGCGTGGACTTTCCCGTGCCTCGCGGCGCCACGAACGCGATCACGCCCGATGCGGTCAGCACGGCGCTCGCATGCACGCACCAGGCGCCCTCGCGATGCAGCAGGAACGGCAGGACCACGCCGATGATGTCGAGTGCCACCGCGGCAGCATCACAGCCGGGTGGTGCATGATGGATGATCGTCTCGCCATCGGGCTGGAGGGTGAATCGGCCGGTGTCGGAGATGGCGATCTCGTCACCGTCCGGAGCGGACGCGAGCGAGACCGTGACGCCATTCGGCCACGCGAGCCGGCCACCCGGGACCGCTGCGGACGAGTGGCCCACCGGCGAGGTCGCGACCGCGGTGGTCGAGAGGGTGCGCAAACGGAACTGCCCATCGCGTCCCTGGGGAGCGATGGGCAGGCCGGGCAGTGCGCGATCCGCGACAAGGATGCCGCCGAAAACACGAACCCGCCCCGGCGCACCGCGCGCGTCAGAGGCGGGACCGGTCACATCAGCTTCGCGTGCCGGGACCCGGACCGTCGTCCGGGAGACAGTCGCAGGACGCCACGGAGCCGTTCACGACGTTCGAGTTCAGCGCGAACGCTCCCAGATTCAGGGACACCTGGGTCAGTTCGCGGAACGTGCCGTACCGTTCGAGCCGGGGACGCTCATACATGAGAAGCCTCTTGGTCATCTGCGAAATAGTGTCGGATTCATGCCACAGAGGCAAGCCCCGTGGCACAACTGTCCCAGTCTCCGACGACCGATTCACCGCAGGGTAACGCCCTGCAGGGGGACGAACGCCCCCCGCAGCGCAGTAGGCTCAGCAATTGGTGTGCCGGCAACTTCAACCCAGGCATGGGCTTCGAAGCCCCCGGGCCCACGCCGGACACCGAT from Gemmatimonadaceae bacterium encodes:
- a CDS encoding lasso RiPP family leader peptide-containing protein, producing the protein MTKRLLMYERPRLERYGTFRELTQVSLNLGAFALNSNVVNGSVASCDCLPDDGPGPGTRS